The stretch of DNA TTTCTGTACATATCTATATTTTACAGGTATCTATCTAGTTGGCAACATCGGTCGTCATGAGGGTCGTCTGAAAGCATCCGTATTGGGCGCATACCTCACTATGCCTCTCTACTGGTGGCTAGAATCTCCCGTCTTCCTCACCTCCTTCGCATCGGCTAGCCTCTTTAACTCATACTCCAAGCAGTGGAGGAGAACACCACGGCAACAGAAATCGCTGTGGCGTCGCATCACATTCTTGGTATTGGCTGGTCTGCTTTACTCGTCTCTCTGGGCTTCTTGGCTCTACTTCAACTGCGAGATCACCTACGGGAAGGAAGAAGTGCCAGTCAAGTGTCGCGAGGCTGCCAAACACTTCTTCAAGAGCCCTCTGTGGCAAGAATTTGTGAAAGTTATGAAAGAGATGTGGCGAGTTTTCATCTCGCATGGATGGAGAGAAGTTTGGAGAGAACTGGTCGAGGCTCTTGACCCTACCGGAGAAGCCAATGCTTATAAGGTTGGTGGTCTTCGCTTTTATTTGGTTCTCACTCATACACACTTACCTTTACACTCATACACTTACCATTCCGTCTTCAACATGACAAAAGGAATGTTCTGCTGCATGTCTTTCTATAAGTTGAATCATCTTAAGCTTCATGACTTGTGTCAGTGCACATGTGCTTTTATTACCCTTTTGTCATATTGattgaaagttttcaaatatCCCTTCCCCCCATCTTTTACACCTCTACCCTTGGCTAGGAAGCCATTGAGGATGCTTTTTGACATCTGGATCATCTGGTAAATCGCTATGTTTCTACATGACTTCAACGATTGCGTTGTTCAAAGGCCATCCTTTGGACAATCTGGATTTGAAAAACATAATGTATTGTACGTTttctacgagaaggcacttgactctgCCTTCTTTACATGGTattcgatgattctatttcgctgttttcggcagacgGCATATTCGAATCTTAGCATTTTGTCGTAAAGCAGCAGTTTCTGAAATGTAAGAATAACAGAAGTAGCAACAGACAAGTAAAGCAAATGATGAAAATGACACTAAgcctttttttgcacattaaaatgcatgcCTAAGTTATGGTTGTCTGATTTACAAGCACGGGGACAAGTTTACTGATCATCCTTGCGTAAAATGGAACTCGGCGTTCGAGAAagcggggcgaagtgccttctcttgGAAAATGGTCAATACTAAAGCATTTTTGCttgcattttgatgttttttttcctataaagtaCATTGAATTCATGACCTTTGCCTCCCCCCCCGGAGAACTTTGAAAAGGCGGGCGTGTGTGTTGTATCCCACTTCCCCCCCCCTCAGCTATACTTTATATACCATCAACAACTCGTGCCGATTCGTCCCTTCTACGATTGGTTTTTCTGTTGGAGACTTATGTGCTAGTTACATTAATCTCTGGATTAAAACAAACTGGGTTTCACATCTTTTTCTAATGAAgagaaataattttgcattttttttgcaatggattattttatttaccttgtattatattttttaatggacaAAAAACTTAATGTTACTGTTTGTAAGTGGGCTTAGTTCTGCTCCGTGCTTGATAGTTGATGACAATTTATATAGACAATAGAGAGTAACTTTGTTTAAGCAGTAAGCTATAAATTGAGTTCAGTGAGCCAAAGCAATCTTGGATTGTTAAGATCCGAATGAAACTGCTTGCAAGACCAGGAGGGCGAGCTTGAAATacagttaaccctcgtttatcacggttaattcgttccagacttcaccgcgataactgaatttccgcgaagtaggattctgtatttataaaccgaatattttcctaattagagggcATAAAACGTACTGATGACAattgaaataggtttttaacatagttagagccccttagacatgaaacagcacccttatccaacattacatttgtattactaaATATATTggacaaaatatgaaaagatgAGATATATTAGATGGAATCGATATCgcattaattattgggaaataaagtacacacacacacatgcagttcttacacactactactaacctatgaaaatagctcaacttcaaCTTGTTCAATGATAAATTAATTTCCAGTTAGTGATCGTATGTGCTCCCTTCCTtcttctacatttatcctcatcaaaggtattacgcatacagcttaaaaagctagtagtacattgttgaacaccattagagatgcatttatcccctagtaataatacagtgatttatactttgcagttagcatttaaggttaaattgagataaaccttcttcggcgattttaaacctccaatccctcaactagtacaactacagtccctaagaagagcttacctaacttaaaagacataatttgtAATTCTCTGGTAAGAAAAGTTTACTCGAGAACATAAAGGCTCATTGCtataattggggaaaaaaaaaccagaaTAAACCGCCATGTAGAGaaaccgcgaaagtcgaagcgcgaagtaacGAGGGACGACTGTAgtctaattttaaaatattattattatttttttaattgagaaatattactagtttttttttaatgcatacatactatgtttttatttatcgtttttctGTTTCAGGTACTGGGGTTGAGCGAATCTGCAACTCAAGAACAGATAAAATCCCGCTATCGGAAATTGTCACGCGAGTGGCATCCAGACAAATGGAAGGATGCAAACTCAAAACAAGTGGCTCAAGAAAAATTCATCGACATTCAGCAGGCATACGAATTGTTGTCTAGCATCAAATCGAAGCGCATCCAGCAAAATGTTAGAATTCCCGAAGAAGAAATGAGAACTTCAGACATTAATCCAGAAGATAAGTGGGGCAAGCTGATTTTAGTTATACTTAGTGCACTTATTGGGGTTCCAATTGTTACattccaattattttttgaaatcgtTGCTCATTTGAAGTTGGGAATTTGTTATAAATTATACTTAGTGTATATTTTTGTACTATCACActgtgatttttatttctttattggtAATAAAAACTCACATGCCAGTTGACCtgtgaatagttttttttagcaGTAAAGAAGTTGGAAAGTTATCATAGTTAAAAGAAGGCATAGATTTACTGCAGGGTTCCCCTTGAACAGTACAATCAACAAAAGTGAGAGGTGCAACCACACTCTTTTCTGTTACTACATATGCTACAAGTTAGGTGATACTGAAGGTGTAAACTACTTAAGTGAAGTGCTAGATGGCAAAAAATGGCTGCTTTGATGTTAAATACCACATTGATTTTCGCTTTAAACTGGGtcttccgttttaacctgcaagacctctactttccagggctgtgaagtcggagtcgaagagtcggagtcggactgattttggggtaaaggagtcggagtcgttagaaaacatgccgactccgactccaggcttctttttttctttccttttcatggACTCTCCttgccttttttaaaaactgactaccaattggtttgattacatgtataaaaaaatattaatgagaaaataactgccattatagcaacagctagcttgagtgcttaccgaactttctgcagccgtcccctagtttgcttgctttttagcttaactaatagcaactgtcagcaaacggtttggtgcctaacattttcaagtaatcactttcaaataaaaatagaaatatagtgttctgttcgatctcagttataaaatagtaaaagaaacgtaacaaattagtaagtcgaagcccgtagctaaggttgaagcgtttaagggtgatcggcaaagaAGATCATTCAAAGAACTTCTGGCGCGAAAGCcggaatccaaaagattcgatgaaataatctaatgtttttttctttattaagactttctataagcttggttctcattaaaaggtatggaacaaaataagtgtacatgatttcttgattacaacacacaATAACTGCAGTTAatcataaaatcttcatattaaggttaattctaaagcagccaataaaatttaaattaaaaatttagcgaagaaaaaatataggtatagtaaaagcaattcgtacaaatttgtataccgccgcattttgtgtaaaattagctcctgacgtatatgtgccctattttcgttgaaattttattgatgaaatataatttaaaatatatttgtgaaaattttcagaattaaagtagtTATATTTCTTATAAACTCTGAagttaactttgggtgtcatttaccagatgggtgtcattcggggcaaaccaccccctctcaagaacttggatttagaaaaaaaagctttttttctctcaagttacagctttcaaaaattgaaagcacacgatctgatcaatatctatttgttaaacattaaaggggtcaagttacagataatccttttcaaattttttaaaagggatttttaagtcatctcactatttaactcgtaactattggaaaatttgatttttaaattgaatttctaatgttgtatgcatcttgggtttacaataaaaaataaaatgcaaaattttcataaaaaggaattaatatttcaatctctgtttagaggttttcccccttcccctgaagggagagagggagttgaaaaaatacaattaaaaaaaaaaaaatctggagtcggagttgggcgtttcaaaatccaggagtcggagtcggccattttccttccgactccgcagctctgctactttctcaaccgttagtcctagatgcatactttcaattgcaaaaatgtcgaAAAtcggatgcagagttaagatattgaaagttaagtaaaaataagtcaaaaaatacaaaatttaactttttatatggcccCAGGTTTGGTctcttaacttatatttaggagaaaaatctccattaaaaaataatttcaacgcaaaatgtttgaaatttgtacgaccaatattcacctaGATATGAAACGCAGTGCTTTGTGACTAACACCACTTTACACTctccttttgggggaaaatataggggttaacaagggtttaaaattatatgtgtgcatagagtgcaGTTTTCAAACTGTtggaggttttgtagtgtgcttttgcATATCAGgacataaattttgcatttatttttgaatagcaatgaaaaatataattttttttttaaaactatgaagacctgtcattcttctgaaagggcgataagttacaatctcatcttctgtgtggttccttaaaactttgaactggactatctccttgagttttggtcacacaaatgtcaagttttttttgtccgtgatattttttaatggagattatttctctaaatataagttagaggatctagggcccatataaaaagttaaattgtattttttgagtcatttttatttttgcttcaaactttcaatatcttaactccacaactgattttcaacatttttgaaattggaagtatgcatctaggactaacggttgcgaaaatagagggtTGCAGGTTAAACTTGAACACTTAACACTCCGTATATCGTTTTTGATTTCAAACACCATAACAAGCAAATGAAAGTACTGTTTTcacgtaatttaaaaaattgtatgtaAAATTTAGGGGCCCCTAAGCTGGGTTTCCTCTGCCAAATGTAAAATCTGGCCCAGAAGGTAACACAGTAGTAAAATTCTTCTGAGGAACATATCTTTGATGTGCTTATCAAGACTGGCTGCATTACAGAAAATCTCCATATTTAAGAAATTTATATCACTAAGCAGTCACACTTTAATTATTGTAAGCATGAGGCATATCAAGACTGGAattcttttttacaaaattaaattaagtttCTTTTACACTTGAAAATTTATAATTGATTCTTTTTTGGTTCTTCTATTGGTTCATTTTAGGTAATTCTTATTGAAATAAGTTGTTGCTTTTAGAATCAAGACATCTATTTGTCTCTTTTGGTATCGCAAGAAAAAAAGGTAACTGTGACAACTAGACATCATCAAGCCATCTACAACTATGACACCCACCCCCCTTGGTATGACAAAAAggattttaattaacttaaaagcTGAACAAAAAGTCAGCTAATCCTTTCTAGAGTTAGCTAACAACAggcaaatgaattattttatagcAGAAACATTGCAAATCACAACAATATGCTTTTAAAATGATACTGCATCTGTTTTGAACAACAATTTTTTCCCATCCGTCACTtgtcaatttattttttctgttaaatttcaTAAATGTGGTCTCCAGCAACAAGGGAAAAGAGATGCATTTGTAACAAGAGATTAAACCAAGGAAAAATCTTTGATACttagtaaaaaaattcaacaaGAAAAGCATTTTCctgaaatacttttaattttgcaataaaagTGTAGAAAACATTAAg from Uloborus diversus isolate 005 chromosome 5, Udiv.v.3.1, whole genome shotgun sequence encodes:
- the LOC129222158 gene encoding dnaJ homolog subfamily C member 22-like, which codes for MAKKSLFITYFLWLVGGLFGLHHFYLGRDFHAFVWWMTVGGYFGAGWVRDLWRIPEYVQDANDDPAYMEKLAETMRKLPKPPTNSVRYFGQLMVADALGYLFLGALPRDFIEPVYLKTLNACLVPLAVALGIYLVGNIGRHEGRLKASVLGAYLTMPLYWWLESPVFLTSFASASLFNSYSKQWRRTPRQQKSLWRRITFLVLAGLLYSSLWASWLYFNCEITYGKEEVPVKCREAAKHFFKSPLWQEFVKVMKEMWRVFISHGWREVWRELVEALDPTGEANAYKVLGLSESATQEQIKSRYRKLSREWHPDKWKDANSKQVAQEKFIDIQQAYELLSSIKSKRIQQNVRIPEEEMRTSDINPEDKWGKLILVILSALIGVPIVTFQLFFEIVAHLKLGICYKLYLVYIFVLSHCDFYFFIGNKNSHAS